In Gemmatimonadota bacterium, the sequence ACCCCATCACCCCGAAGAAGTCTCCCTCGATCCGCTCCACCAGCGCGGCCCCGTACCCCTGGATGCCGTAGGCCCCCGCCTTGTCCATCGGCTCGCCGGTGGCGATGTAGGCGCGCAGGTAGTCATCGTCCGCGGGGCGGAAGCTCACCCGGGTGATGTCGGTGGCCTGCCCCACCCGGCCGCCCGCGACCAGGGCCACGCTGGTGATCACCTCGTGGGTGCGGCCCTGCAGCGCGCGCAGCATGCGCAGGGCGTCCGCCGCGTCGGCCGGCTTCTCGAGCAGGCGGCCGTCGAGCAGGACGGTCGTGTCCGCCCCCAGGACGAGGTCCCCGGGGACGCTCAGTGCCTTCTCCCGCGCCAGCCGCTCCGCGTACGCCACCGGCGCCTCGCCCGGGGCCTGCGCTTCCGGGATGTGCGAGGGGCGCACCACGAAGGGGATGCCGAGCATCTGCAGCAGCTCGCGCCGGCGGGGCGAGCCCGAGGCGAGGATGAGCGGGGGAGTCGGCATCATGCGTGGCATCGCTTCCTGGGTTGGGCGGGCCCGGTGCCTGACTGGACCCAGGCACCACGCACGGGGGCGCAATTCAGGTTTCCGGCCCCGCGGCCGATACCCCTGACGGGGCCCGCACTCATCACGGCACGGGAGTATCCATGGACTTCGAGGCGGCAATCCTGTCGCATACCCGGTGGAAGCGCCGCCTGCACGCCAGCATGGCCGGCGAGGGACGGCTGGATCCGGCCGAGGTCGGGGCGGACGATCACTGCGACCTCGGCCGCTGGCTCCATGCGGAGGCCGGCCGTCTCGCGGAGCACCCGGACTTCCAGGACCTGGTCGCGCAGCACGCCGCCTTCCACCGCGCCGCAGGAAGGGTCGTGGACCGGATCAACGACGGGAACCACGACGAGGCCCACCGCCTGCTGGGCTTCGACAGCGAGTTCGCCCAGTGCTCCCTCAAGGTGGTGGACCTCCTCGGGCGCCTGCGCCGTCACGGCGCCCACGCCTAGGCGGAGCCGCCCGGGGCCCCCGGGGCCTCGCGCTCGACCACCAGGGTGACCGGCCCGTCGTTGTGGATCTCCACCTGCATCATCGCCCCGAACTCGCCCGTCTCCACCTGCAGCCCGTGGCCCCGCAACCCGGCGAGGAAGCGTTCGTAGAGGGGAATCGCCGTCTCCGGCCGCGCGGCCGTGATGAACGACGGGCGTCGCCCCTTCTGGGCATCACCATAGAGCGTGAACTGGGAGACGACCAGCACGCCGCCCCCCACGTCGGCCAGGCCGAGGTTCATCTTGGCCTCGGCATCGGCGAAGAGCCGGAGCCCCGCCACCTTCTCCGCCATCCAGTCCACCTCGGCCGGGGTGTCGGTGTGGGTGAACCCCACCAGCACGCAGAAGCCGCGCCCCACCGCGCCCGCGGTGCGGCCGTCGATGGTGACGCTGGCCTGCGTCACCCG encodes:
- the maf gene encoding septum formation inhibitor Maf produces the protein MMPTPPLILASGSPRRRELLQMLGIPFVVRPSHIPEAQAPGEAPVAYAERLAREKALSVPGDLVLGADTTVLLDGRLLEKPADAADALRMLRALQGRTHEVITSVALVAGGRVGQATDITRVSFRPADDDYLRAYIATGEPMDKAGAYGIQGYGAALVERIEGDFFGVMGLPVRLVLRLLEEAGCGYRFGEGRG
- a CDS encoding D-tyrosyl-tRNA(Tyr) deacylase, giving the protein MRIVLQRVTQASVTIDGRTAGAVGRGFCVLVGFTHTDTPAEVDWMAEKVAGLRLFADAEAKMNLGLADVGGGVLVVSQFTLYGDAQKGRRPSFITAARPETAIPLYERFLAGLRGHGLQVETGEFGAMMQVEIHNDGPVTLVVEREAPGAPGGSA
- a CDS encoding CZB domain-containing protein — encoded protein: MDFEAAILSHTRWKRRLHASMAGEGRLDPAEVGADDHCDLGRWLHAEAGRLAEHPDFQDLVAQHAAFHRAAGRVVDRINDGNHDEAHRLLGFDSEFAQCSLKVVDLLGRLRRHGAHA